The Mangrovimonas cancribranchiae nucleotide sequence TAACAACCATATCTTGGATATCTAGTACTTCTACTTTTAACATAATTAGGTATTTCAGAAAACTTTGCTATAAAAGATGTTATCATTCTTAATGAAATTTTGAGTGTTAAATATTGTAGCGCGTTATAAACTATTGTTTAATCTTTCTATTCTTCCACCACTTTAGGTATTGTAGTAAAAGGCTTAATACCAAAGGCTGGATACACTTCACTAGGATAGTAGATTGTACCACCTCGAGAGACCATAGAAATTGTTTTTATAGCTTTGATGTCCTCTACTGGATTTCCAGGAATTAAGAAGAAATCGGCTAATTTTCCAGGTGCAATGCTTCCTAGGTCTTGATCTCCTAAATATTGCGCCATATCATAGGTGGCCAGTTTCAAAAGTTCTGCTGGTGTATAACCTAATTGTTGGTAAAGCTCTAATTCACGATGGAAAAAGAAAGCCCCTCCCAAATCAGTCCCGGGTACGATAAAGATTCCTTTTTCCTTCATCATTTTTAAGGTCTCTATAATTTTTTCATACCCCTCGCGATAAGCTTGGTCTTCTTCTGGGGTAGCCACATCTGACAGCGCAACCTTAAATTCACGCTGTGCATTTGGAGGCATGTGGTCTATTATATCATTAGTGCCTTCCCAGACTTCTCCATTTCTAGCTTTCATTAATACTTCATGTATTGCCAAAGTTGGGTCTATTGCTGTATTATTCGTTACAAATAATTCTAGTGTTTCTTGCACTTTGGGACTATTTAGGTCTAAGTCTGGAAATCTTTTTAAGGCCGTAAGACGAAGTAGTGTTCGTGTATCTTCATCGGGTTCTAATACCCAGCCTAACATGGTTTGGTTTATATGTGTCATTTCATCGAAACCAGCCCTTAACATATCATTTGCATTGGAGAATGCTGGGACATGTCCGCATACAAACATTCCATACTCATGTGCTTTATCGACAATGTCTGGCGCCCAATCTCCGTTCATGGAGTTGTATAGTTTTACTCCGTAAAAACCCATCTCGTGATAGGTGTCCACAGCTGCAAGAGCTTCTTCTTTACTAGAAACCAAAATCCCACCGTTTGCATTGTATTCACTTTGCCCTTCAATAAAACCCAGCCTATGTATTCTGGGGCCTGCTAAAACTCCAGAATTAATTTTTTTAACTAACTCATCCAACACTTCATTGTTGTTCCCCATATCCCGGAAAGAGGTCACTCCAGCTAGTACATTCAATAAGGCATCTTCATCTGCTGTGTGTGCATGCATTTCATACATACCAGCTACCAATGTACCGTTAGCTCCATCAATGACTATTTCACCATCGCCTTTAGTATTAGGGGCATCGATACTTACGATATGTTCACCATCTATTAAAACTGATGATAGAGGTGTGAGTGCTAATGTTTTTGGGTCGAATATTTTGACATTGTCAATACGAACATTTTTGCCATAGTTATGGGCGTATTTTCTTTGTAGTGATTCAAATCGTTCTGTGGAATATCTTTCGGCATACCCCCTTAGTTTTTTTTCATGTTCTTCAAATCCTTCGCGAATCATAATAAAAGATGGACTAATCAAAGCAAATAAACGTAAATCACTATCAGCAATAAAATAAGAAGGGTTTAAATCAGCTCCAGACATTGCGTAGGTGGTAAGATCTAGGGTGATGGAATCAACAGTAATACTTGTTTTTTCCATTTCTGTTAGCTTTAGAGAGCCTGCGGGTAGTACATCTGCCGAATGATCGGGAGATTTTAACAGGTTTCGTGCTGTAAGAATTATTGAATAAGGACTTCCAGATTGATTGATATACCATAAGGCCTTGTCTACGGTTGTACTATCACTACCGGTGGCATCTGTCCATGAAGCAAGGCTTTCAGCCATGGTATAGTGTTCATCGACAGGATTCCCAAACGTTGAATTTCCAGTAATATCCCATTGAACCGGATAGCCGTCTGTATTTAACACAACTGTTTCTTTTATGGTAGGTCCGCGACCATTGGTTTTATATGCGTAATCTATTTGAATGGTATCTCCAGCTATATGGGTTTTAAGGTGACCTATAGTAGCATTTCCATAGATAACAGAAAAGGTTTCATCTCCTTGATAGTTTATTAAGGATGATACTTTGGAAGATTTTTGTTTACAAGAAACAAGAAATAATATGACGATGACAGTGTAGAGAAATTGTGATTTCATATTTGGTTGATATTTAGGTGTATACAAGGTAGTGATAAATATTTACCTACAACAATTTATTACTAAGTAATAAAAATTATCAAGCGACTATAAGAAAATATGTTGTATAACAATTAACGTCAAACTTACGCACGTTTGACGTATAATTTAATTATTTTTTAGTGTTGTTTACTGTATTGACAACTTTTGCTGTCATTTTAGAAGGAATATTAAAAACAGTTTCTAATAAATACCTATCAGCTTTTTCATTACTAATAAGTTGCGGTTTTTTAGGAGGTTTCTTTTTACTGGAAACAGTTTTTTTGTTCTTAAGAGGTGTCTTATTAATGTTACTTTTTTTCTTACTATAAGTCAGCAATGTGTTGTTAAACATTGATGTTAATAACACTCCAAACGTTCTTTTTATTTCGGAATGATGTGTTGAAAAATAATTGCTTTGCAAAGCAAACATATCACTCACGTTTTTAGAGACATCTTTAATGTATTCCGAAAGATGTGTACACATTAAATGGGTTAGATAGGTGTGCGTTTCTACATGCTCCCAATACTTATTAATTAGGTGTTTAAATTGACTTTCGGTTAGGCTTTCTTGGGCATCTATAAGTGTGAATATATTTTTCTCTAATAAGTTGCTCTTAGAAATAAGTTCCACCTTACTTAGTTCGTCTGTATCTTCTGTGGGGTTGTTGTTGTCATCTAAAAAAACAATCGTGTTCGTAATGTGATAGGGAATGATATCTTTTAATTGCGTTTGCTGAATATCATCATATACTTTACTAGGGATGTAAAAAACATACGATCTGGTTAAATTGTTGCGTAAGGTGTCAAAAGTATCTTTCATAGGCTATTTTAATAAATGCGAATAGTCATCAGGGATAGCCGCATCAATACTACGTAAATATTTCTCTAAAGCATCCATGGTTGAATGCCCTGTAATTAACATGATTTTACTTTTAACTTCATGCGGTGTACTGTTTTTTATTAAGGATTGATAAAGCTTGGTTATAAAGGTGTGTCTAAAACTGTATAACCCGTAGTTTTTACCAAGCTTAAAATGGTTTTTAACGACTTTTCTATAGCGCGCAGAGAAGTGGTTTCTTTTGTTTGTTTCATCAATATCCCAATAACCACCTATTTTTTCTGGTGTAAATAAATGCATATCGCCATCAAGCAGGGATAAGTCAGGTAGGTCTTTTAATAATATGTTGGGAATACGCTTAACTTCTAGCGGGTTGTTTTTTGACTTAAATTGAAGTAATCCCTCCTTAACATTGATGTCTTTAATTTTAAGCCTACAAACTTCTATAGGTCTTAAAAAGTTATAGGAAATAAATTTGATGTATAAGAGTAGGATAGGATCTTCCGTTTTTAAGTAGTCGAAAATATCTTGCTGTGTTTTATGAGAATACGTCTTGTTACGTTCAGGTTTTGTTTTTAGCGCCTTTATTTTCTTCACATGATTAGCGGGAATGATATCGTTATCTTCCATAGTTTGCATTAAAGAACTAAGATTGGTTCTATAATTATTGCAATTTCTAGCACTCGACCTTGATAGTACCTCATTAAGATACGTCATAATAACAGCCTTATCGACCATGTCTATGGTTGTTATGTTAGGGCGTTCATCTTTAAGCCAACTAATAAATTTATCTGCATGAGCTCGATAATCCTTAAGCGTTCTTTCGCTAACAACATTCTTTTTTAAGTGCAAGCTTAAACCAAAGGCTTTTTCTAGCGATGTGCCTGTTGTTTCTTGCTCAGTATTACTTGTAGCTATGTTGTCTTGCTTTTGAATTACTGGGGTGATAGGCTGTTGTATTGGTTTTGGTATAGAGGACGTTTCGTTTTGGGTGTTTACGGCTTCAGGTTGACTCTCTTTGTTTATTAAATGCTTGTTATCCTCAAAAGGATTGTAGCCTTTTTTAAGTAATATAAGGAGTCTTTTTCTATAAATGCTTAAAACCTCAAAACGCTCTTCTTTCTTTTTGTAAGTATTAGCAATGCCATAAATATTTTTCATACGTTCTAATTTTCCCGTTTTAGGGTTTCTAAAAGAAAAATAGACATACCAACGCTTACTTAAATCACCTTTAGCATTGTAAATTTTTGGGGTTGAAAATTGGGGCTTTTTTCTCAAATTGTGTTCCGAATCGTGTTCTAAATCGTGTTCATTTCTGTGTTCAAATGTAATAAAATCGTTTAATAAAGACATAAAAAAAACGGTTTAGCGAACCTAAACCGTTTATTTTGAAATGATTACATTTGTAGCGAGACCGAGATTTGAACTCGGGACCTCCGGGTTATGAATCCGACGCTCTAACCAACTGAGCTACCTCGCCGTTTTTCAAGGCTGCAAATATAAAAACAAATTTATATCAAGCAAACATAATCTGCTTAAAATATTTTAAAAATAGTTTTAAAACTTATTAATTAATCTATATATTGAGCAAATAATTTTTATTTAAGGACTATGGACGATAAGATTAAGTACGAAATGGAATTCCCCATTCATGCGTCACCGCAATTGCTTTACCAATATATATCAACACCTTCTGGATTATCAGAATGGTTTGCTGAAAATGTAAACTCCAGAGGAGAACTTTTTAAATTTATTTGGGACGGGGCAGAAGAGCAAGCCAAACTTTTAAGTAAAAAAAGTGGCGAACGCGTTAAATTTAGATGGATTGATGACGAGGATTCATCTTACTATTTTGAAATTAAAATTCAAGTAGATGAAATCACTAAAGATGTGTCATTAATCATAACTGATTACACTGAGGAAGATGAGCTAGATGAAGCAAAAATGCTTTGGGAAAATCAAATTTCCGATTTAAAGCAAGTCTTAGGCTCAGCATAATATTTTTCACTTAAGATATCATATATTTGCAAATCCCGAGTTTTCGGGATTTTTTAATGATATAGCAATGATAAATCTTAACGGTACATTAAGTAAAAACGAAGACACGCTTTCTTACAACAATAGAGGATTTAACTATGGCGATGCCCTTTTTGAAACCATAAAAGTAGTACACGGTAAAGTTCTTTTTTTAGAAGATCATTATTTTAGGTTAATGGCTTCTATGCGCATTTTACGTATGGAAATTCCTATGAGTTTTACTATGGAATTTATTAAAGAAGCGGTTTTAAAAACAGTAGAAGCCAACCAGCTAAGTAAACGTACAGCTAGAGTAAAAATAGTGGTGTTTAGAGAAACAGGAGGTTTGTATTTGCCAAAAAATAAAGCTGTTGGTTATGTGATTTCTGTGACTTCTTTAGAAAGTGATTTTTATTTATTAGATGAATCGGCTTACGAAGTAGATTTATTTAAAGATTACTATGTGTCTCCTGATTTATTATCAACCCTAAAAACCAATAACAAAGCGATTAATGTAGTTGGTAGTGTGTATGCTAGTGAGAATGATTTAGCAAATTGTTTGTTGTTAAATACAAATAAAAGTGTTGTAGAAGCTTTAAATGGTAACTTATTTTTAGTAAAAGGGAATGAAATAAAAACGCCACCAATTTCCGATGGTTGTTTAAAAGGGGTGTTAAGAAAACAACTTATAGACATTATTAAAATGCTACCCGATTATACTTTGGTCGAAGAATCGATATCACCTTTTGAGTTACAACGAGTAGACGAAATGTTTATAACAAATGTAATAACAGGGATTCAGCCTATATCGAAATATAGAAAGAAAACCTACACAACAAAAGTTGCTAAGTTATTATTGCAAAAACTTAATGTGAAAGTAAGGCTATCTAGTTAAAACTTGGATTTTCTGGTGCGTTAGACCAAATACTGTATTCGCCACCTAATTCAAGCATTTTTTCTTTCCAAAAAGATTGGTAATCTTTTTCAATAACAGATTTTTTATAAATATTTTCTGTAACAACCCAAGAGCTTAGTTTAAGTTCTTGTTCAAGTTGATTGGTTGTCCAGCCCGAATAGCCTAGAAAGAATTTTATATCACTTTCTGTAAGTCCGCCATTCGAAATAAGCTCGGCTACCTGGTTAAAGTCGCCACCCCAATAAATGCCTAAAGATATTTCTATACTATTAGGGATTAAATCGGGTACTTTATGAATAAAGTAAAGGTTATCCTGTTCTACAGGGCCGCCATTATAAACTTTAAACTTAGCGTTTATAGATGGAATAATGTCGTTAAGTGTAAAATCTAACGGTTTATTTAAAATAAAACCTATCGAGCCTTCATCAGTATGATCTGCTAAAAGAACAATCGATCTGTTAAAAGAGATATCGCCAATTATAGATGGTTCGGCGATTAATAAATTACCCTTTTTTGGCTGAAGTGTAATCATACTGTTAGGAGTTAGTTATCTAAAGCTAATAAAAAAATGTTAAAAAACAAATCTTTAAAAACGTTAATTAAAAAAGCCTTCTAATTATAGAAGGCTTTCATATGATTTATAAAAGAAGCTTAAACTTAGTTTACAGCGCTAGATAAATCTGAACCAGCTTTAAACTTTACTACGTTTTTAGCTTTGATTTTTATAGTTTTTCCAGTTTGTGGGTTTCTTCCTTCTCTTGCAGCTCTTCTAGATACTGACCAAGAACCAAAACCTACTAAAGAAACGCGGTTTCCTTTTTGTAATGCTCCTTCAATTTCGATTAGCATACACTCTAAAGCTTTTTTAGCAGCAGCTTTAGTAATTCCAGCGTGTTCTGCCATTGCATCGATTAAATCTGATTTGTTCATAATTTTAAATTTAATTATTAATAAATTGTTGGTTAAACATAATTTTTGTTAAATCCTCTACAAATTTATACGGATTATGCAACCATGCAAGTAATGGCAGGGCAAATACGCCATTTTGTTAATAACTTAGGTAATTTGTTAATAACCACTATGTATTTCACCGATGTTTTTGTTTTTGTCAATGATAATAAGGGTTTAGAGCACTTTAGCATTTTCTTGAAAATGATATCCATTTAAAAGATCTTTACTTTTCATTTTTCGCTTTCCAGGTAACTTGATATCATCTATTATTACAAATCCATTTTCTACAGCAATTTTTATATCTTTTTTTGTGGTTATGACGGATCCTATATCAAATGTGTGGGAATCTTCATTAATACTGGCTGCGTAAATCTTTACGTCTAATTCTTCATCACCATTTTTTAGAATAGTCCAAGCAGCTGGGTACGGACTTAACCCACGGATTTTATTATAGATGTCTTGTATAGGTTTTTGCCAGTCTATTTTACAATTGTCTCGATTTAATTTATAGGCTGTTTTGATATTTGATATTTGTGGTTGTGGAGTTGTTTTAACATTCCCTTGTTCTATAAGTTGTACAGTATCTATAACCAGTTCTTTGCCAGTATGCATTAGTTTGTCGTGAAGACTACCCGCATTTTCATTAAAATCAATAGGAACTTCCTTTTGAAGTATCATTTCACCTGTGTCAATTTTTTCATCAATAAAGAAGGTGGAAACACCTGTTTTGGTTTCACCGTTAATAATAGCCCAATTAATTGGGGCTGCACCACGGTAGTTAGGTAATAAGGACGCATGAAGGTTAAACGTTCCTAATTCTGGCATTTGCCAGACAACTTTAGGAAGCATTCTAAAGGCAACAACTATTTGTAAGTTGGCTTGAAGGCTTTTTAAGTCTTCAATAAAATCTTGGTCTTTTAAGTTTGTAGGTTGTAAAATATGTAAATCGTGTTTCTTGGCAAATACTTTTACCGCGCTTTCATGGAGTTTTCTACCGCGTCCAGCAGGTTTGTCGGGAGCTGTAATAACGCCAACTATATTATAATTATGGTCTAATAGAGATTGCAATGTCGCTACAGCAAAATCTGGCGTTCCCATAAAAACAATGCGTAATTTATTTGTCATTTTTTATTGATTTTGTATGTGTTTTTTACCGTTACACTAATAACACCTTCTTCTAAAAGTTGTTTTATAGCTTGGTGTATACTGTTTTTAGATAGCTTTGTAAGCTCTGTTAGTTCTCTAGAACTTTTATGAGTTACTTTTAAATGATGCAAAATTAAGGCTTTTACATCGTTTACAAGAGGTGTTGTTTTTGTTTTTTGTTGAATGCAAACCGAACAAATTCCACAGCCTCTTGTATTGGTTTCGCCAAAATAGGATAGTAATTGTACACTGCGACAAGTCGTGGTGTTGTCAATGTATTTTAATATAGAAGAGACTTGTTGCTGCTTTAGTTCATTTTGTTGCTTGATAATATGCGATATTCTATTAATAGTTTTATCGTCTTCTCGAGGTTCAATAAAGGTAATTTGTGCATCTGTAGTTGTAAGGTAAAGTGCAATAATGTTATCGGCTTCCAATTGTTTTAAAACCTGAATAACATCGTCCTCAGAAATGTTAGACTTACTAGAAACTAAAACAGGGTTTATTTTTATATCGTGTTCAAAAATACCGCCGTAAGTTCGTAAAATAGTTTTTACGATAAGGGTAACTTTTAAGGATTGTTTGCTTAAATAAGCAAATAAAGTTGTATCAGTTACAATAAACTTAACCGTTGTTTTTTTATTAAACTGTTTGGAAAGTGTAATAACACTTGTTCTATCTAGCATTAATAATGTATTGTATGCTAAAAGCCCATTTAGTTCGTATGTTTTGCAGAAATGGTTAAACTTAAAATCAAACGTTTCATAGCTTCCTTCTCCATAAGAAATTTGAAAGTAGTTGCATAGTTTTTTATAAATATGCTTGACTTTTTTTATAGCAGGTAAAATGCTTAAAAACTGATTTTCTACCAGTTGTTTATCGCTATTATTTTTTAAGATTACGGCAAACGCTTTGTTGCCATTTCTACCAGCACGTCCAGCTTCTTGAAAATAACTTTCAATACTTTCGGGTAAATGTAAATGAATAACGGTTTTTACATTGGGTTTGTCAATGCCCATACCAAACGCATTGGTAGCAACCATAACCATTTTTTGATTGTTAATCCATTGGTATTGATGTTGCTCTTTCTCTTTATTAGATAATCCGCCGTGGTAATAAGTAGCAGAGAATCCTAATTGCTCTAGCTTAGAAGCTGTATCTAGAGTTGCTTTTCGGTTTCTAACATAAACGATAGATGAAGCAGGATTCTTTTTTAGAATAGTTTCTAGCCTATAAAGTTTGTCCTCTTCATGAAAAACCATGTAAGCTAAGTTAGAGCGCTCAAAAGATTGTTTGTGTATTTTAGGTGAAACAAAATCTAAGTTTGTAACAATATCTTCAACAACTTTTTCTGTTGCCGAAGCCGTTAAAGCAATACAATTAACATGTGGCTTTAACTCTCTTAATAGACTAATGTTTTTGTATGCTGGACGAAAATCGTTTCCCCATTGCGAGATACAATGAGCTTCATCTACAGCAATTAGGTTAACATTCATTTGCCTAATTCGATCTTGTACTAATTCTTGTTGAAGTCGCTCGGGCGATAAATATAGAAATTTATAATTTCCATAAATACAGTTATCTAAAAACGTATCTAAATCACTATAAGAAATCCCGCTAGTTAAACAAAGCGCTTTTATGCCTTTATTATTTAGTTGTTGTACTTGGTCTTTCATTAAAGCCACTAAAGGCGATACAACAATGCAAATACCATCCTTTATTAATGCAGGTATTTGAAAACACATAGATTTTCCGCCACCTGTTGGCATAAGTGCCAAAGTGTCATTACCATTTAAAACATCATTTATAACAACATCTTGTAACGGTTTAAACGAGGTATATCCCCAAAAACGCTCCAATATGTCTAAGGGTTGTTGCATTATATGATGCTCAAATGGTTAAGTAAAAAATCAACACGATTTTCAATAGTATCCAAAGGAACAT carries:
- a CDS encoding site-specific integrase, translated to MSLLNDFITFEHRNEHDLEHDSEHNLRKKPQFSTPKIYNAKGDLSKRWYVYFSFRNPKTGKLERMKNIYGIANTYKKKEERFEVLSIYRKRLLILLKKGYNPFEDNKHLINKESQPEAVNTQNETSSIPKPIQQPITPVIQKQDNIATSNTEQETTGTSLEKAFGLSLHLKKNVVSERTLKDYRAHADKFISWLKDERPNITTIDMVDKAVIMTYLNEVLSRSSARNCNNYRTNLSSLMQTMEDNDIIPANHVKKIKALKTKPERNKTYSHKTQQDIFDYLKTEDPILLLYIKFISYNFLRPIEVCRLKIKDINVKEGLLQFKSKNNPLEVKRIPNILLKDLPDLSLLDGDMHLFTPEKIGGYWDIDETNKRNHFSARYRKVVKNHFKLGKNYGLYSFRHTFITKLYQSLIKNSTPHEVKSKIMLITGHSTMDALEKYLRSIDAAIPDDYSHLLK
- the fmt gene encoding methionyl-tRNA formyltransferase → MTNKLRIVFMGTPDFAVATLQSLLDHNYNIVGVITAPDKPAGRGRKLHESAVKVFAKKHDLHILQPTNLKDQDFIEDLKSLQANLQIVVAFRMLPKVVWQMPELGTFNLHASLLPNYRGAAPINWAIINGETKTGVSTFFIDEKIDTGEMILQKEVPIDFNENAGSLHDKLMHTGKELVIDTVQLIEQGNVKTTPQPQISNIKTAYKLNRDNCKIDWQKPIQDIYNKIRGLSPYPAAWTILKNGDEELDVKIYAASINEDSHTFDIGSVITTKKDIKIAVENGFVIIDDIKLPGKRKMKSKDLLNGYHFQENAKVL
- a CDS encoding START-like domain-containing protein — its product is MDDKIKYEMEFPIHASPQLLYQYISTPSGLSEWFAENVNSRGELFKFIWDGAEEQAKLLSKKSGERVKFRWIDDEDSSYYFEIKIQVDEITKDVSLIITDYTEEDELDEAKMLWENQISDLKQVLGSA
- a CDS encoding RecQ family ATP-dependent DNA helicase; translated protein: MQQPLDILERFWGYTSFKPLQDVVINDVLNGNDTLALMPTGGGKSMCFQIPALIKDGICIVVSPLVALMKDQVQQLNNKGIKALCLTSGISYSDLDTFLDNCIYGNYKFLYLSPERLQQELVQDRIRQMNVNLIAVDEAHCISQWGNDFRPAYKNISLLRELKPHVNCIALTASATEKVVEDIVTNLDFVSPKIHKQSFERSNLAYMVFHEEDKLYRLETILKKNPASSIVYVRNRKATLDTASKLEQLGFSATYYHGGLSNKEKEQHQYQWINNQKMVMVATNAFGMGIDKPNVKTVIHLHLPESIESYFQEAGRAGRNGNKAFAVILKNNSDKQLVENQFLSILPAIKKVKHIYKKLCNYFQISYGEGSYETFDFKFNHFCKTYELNGLLAYNTLLMLDRTSVITLSKQFNKKTTVKFIVTDTTLFAYLSKQSLKVTLIVKTILRTYGGIFEHDIKINPVLVSSKSNISEDDVIQVLKQLEADNIIALYLTTTDAQITFIEPREDDKTINRISHIIKQQNELKQQQVSSILKYIDNTTTCRSVQLLSYFGETNTRGCGICSVCIQQKTKTTPLVNDVKALILHHLKVTHKSSRELTELTKLSKNSIHQAIKQLLEEGVISVTVKNTYKINKK
- a CDS encoding HU family DNA-binding protein, translated to MNKSDLIDAMAEHAGITKAAAKKALECMLIEIEGALQKGNRVSLVGFGSWSVSRRAAREGRNPQTGKTIKIKAKNVVKFKAGSDLSSAVN
- a CDS encoding YqgE/AlgH family protein, with the protein product MITLQPKKGNLLIAEPSIIGDISFNRSIVLLADHTDEGSIGFILNKPLDFTLNDIIPSINAKFKVYNGGPVEQDNLYFIHKVPDLIPNSIEISLGIYWGGDFNQVAELISNGGLTESDIKFFLGYSGWTTNQLEQELKLSSWVVTENIYKKSVIEKDYQSFWKEKMLELGGEYSIWSNAPENPSFN
- a CDS encoding amidohydrolase family protein, whose protein sequence is MKSQFLYTVIVILFLVSCKQKSSKVSSLINYQGDETFSVIYGNATIGHLKTHIAGDTIQIDYAYKTNGRGPTIKETVVLNTDGYPVQWDITGNSTFGNPVDEHYTMAESLASWTDATGSDSTTVDKALWYINQSGSPYSIILTARNLLKSPDHSADVLPAGSLKLTEMEKTSITVDSITLDLTTYAMSGADLNPSYFIADSDLRLFALISPSFIMIREGFEEHEKKLRGYAERYSTERFESLQRKYAHNYGKNVRIDNVKIFDPKTLALTPLSSVLIDGEHIVSIDAPNTKGDGEIVIDGANGTLVAGMYEMHAHTADEDALLNVLAGVTSFRDMGNNNEVLDELVKKINSGVLAGPRIHRLGFIEGQSEYNANGGILVSSKEEALAAVDTYHEMGFYGVKLYNSMNGDWAPDIVDKAHEYGMFVCGHVPAFSNANDMLRAGFDEMTHINQTMLGWVLEPDEDTRTLLRLTALKRFPDLDLNSPKVQETLELFVTNNTAIDPTLAIHEVLMKARNGEVWEGTNDIIDHMPPNAQREFKVALSDVATPEEDQAYREGYEKIIETLKMMKEKGIFIVPGTDLGGAFFFHRELELYQQLGYTPAELLKLATYDMAQYLGDQDLGSIAPGKLADFFLIPGNPVEDIKAIKTISMVSRGGTIYYPSEVYPAFGIKPFTTIPKVVEE
- a CDS encoding aminotransferase class IV, which codes for MINLNGTLSKNEDTLSYNNRGFNYGDALFETIKVVHGKVLFLEDHYFRLMASMRILRMEIPMSFTMEFIKEAVLKTVEANQLSKRTARVKIVVFRETGGLYLPKNKAVGYVISVTSLESDFYLLDESAYEVDLFKDYYVSPDLLSTLKTNNKAINVVGSVYASENDLANCLLLNTNKSVVEALNGNLFLVKGNEIKTPPISDGCLKGVLRKQLIDIIKMLPDYTLVEESISPFELQRVDEMFITNVITGIQPISKYRKKTYTTKVAKLLLQKLNVKVRLSS